In Streptomyces canus, one DNA window encodes the following:
- a CDS encoding DUF2786 domain-containing protein: MSSSKSNSASDGPSGTVDRAFRAALYADDDTALDAGASVLAADSEADAELARRGTEFVAQAWRRGWQPADVVRIVRRELGDPHVRLATALIRAQAPDDRPRGHRWAAQLAQLEEPGENTPGPDRFTHATAVLELYRLLLRLPALEPLEEPRREHVGDARMLGRIRALLAKAEATGYPEEAEALTAKAQELMARHSVDEALLDAGAPAKDAPGACRIGVEPPYEQAKAVLLDAVATANHCRAVWNEPFAFSTVVGFEGGLAAVELLYTSLLVQAQSAMAKAEAAQRAGGRGRTKTFRQSFLAAYAHRVGDRLRTAAEAPVTDDLLPVLASREVAVTDRMDRMFPQTTTTRLRGVSDEAGWTEGARAADRAQVGNRPRLSPRPGRRR; the protein is encoded by the coding sequence GTGAGCAGCAGTAAGAGCAACAGCGCGAGCGACGGCCCGAGCGGCACCGTCGACCGCGCCTTCCGGGCCGCCCTCTACGCCGACGACGACACCGCCCTGGACGCCGGTGCCTCCGTCCTCGCCGCCGACTCCGAGGCGGATGCCGAACTGGCCCGGCGCGGCACCGAGTTCGTGGCGCAGGCCTGGCGGCGCGGCTGGCAGCCCGCCGATGTCGTACGGATCGTGCGACGCGAACTGGGCGACCCGCACGTACGCCTCGCCACGGCCCTGATCAGGGCGCAGGCCCCGGACGACCGCCCGCGCGGTCACCGCTGGGCCGCTCAGCTGGCCCAGCTGGAGGAGCCCGGCGAGAACACCCCCGGCCCCGACCGGTTCACGCACGCCACCGCCGTACTCGAGCTGTACCGCCTGCTGCTGCGCCTGCCCGCGCTGGAACCGCTGGAGGAGCCCCGGCGGGAGCACGTGGGCGACGCCCGCATGCTCGGCCGTATCCGGGCCCTGCTCGCCAAGGCGGAGGCGACCGGCTACCCCGAGGAGGCGGAGGCCCTCACCGCCAAGGCGCAGGAGCTGATGGCCCGGCACAGTGTCGACGAGGCGCTGCTCGACGCCGGGGCGCCCGCGAAGGACGCCCCCGGCGCCTGCCGGATCGGGGTCGAGCCGCCGTACGAGCAGGCGAAGGCGGTGCTGCTCGACGCGGTCGCCACCGCCAACCACTGCCGGGCCGTGTGGAACGAACCGTTCGCCTTCTCCACGGTCGTCGGCTTCGAGGGCGGCCTGGCGGCGGTCGAACTCCTGTACACCTCGCTGCTCGTGCAGGCGCAGTCCGCGATGGCGAAGGCGGAGGCGGCCCAGCGCGCGGGCGGCCGGGGGCGCACCAAGACCTTCCGGCAGTCCTTCCTCGCGGCCTACGCCCACCGCGTCGGCGACCGCCTGCGCACCGCCGCCGAGGCCCCGGTGACCGACGACCTGCTGCCGGTCCTCGCCTCCCGCGAGGTCGCCGTCACCGACCGCATGGACCGGATGTTCCCGCAGACCACCACGACCCGCCTGCGCGGTGTCAGCGACGAGGCGGGCTGGACCGAGGGCGCCCGGGCGGCCGACCGGGCGCAGGTCGGAAACCGGCCCCGGCTCAGTCCCCGACCGGGGAGAAGGCGCTGA
- a CDS encoding Clp protease N-terminal domain-containing protein, whose translation MTTNPNITSSVRLDDLITAIKKVHVEPLDQLQDAVIAADHLGEVADHLIGHFVDQARRSGASWTDIGRSMGVTRQAAQKRFVPKESTDLAADQGFSRYTPRARNVVMSAHNAAITARNPEGRPEHLVLGLLAEPEGLAAKALVAQGVTLDAVRQAATEALPPAADEVPELIPYGSDAKKVLELTFREALRLGHNYIGTEHILLALLEFEHGTGVLSGLGIGKGPVEAAVAKELEGYLRLPGEQG comes from the coding sequence ATGACGACCAACCCCAACATCACGTCATCCGTACGGCTCGACGACCTCATCACGGCCATCAAGAAGGTCCACGTCGAGCCCCTCGACCAGCTCCAGGACGCGGTGATCGCCGCCGATCACCTCGGGGAGGTGGCCGACCATCTGATCGGCCATTTCGTGGACCAGGCCCGGCGTTCGGGGGCCTCCTGGACGGACATCGGACGGAGCATGGGAGTCACCCGGCAGGCGGCGCAGAAGCGGTTCGTGCCGAAGGAGTCGACGGACCTGGCGGCCGACCAGGGCTTCAGCCGGTACACCCCGCGAGCCCGCAACGTGGTGATGTCGGCCCACAACGCCGCCATCACCGCCCGCAACCCCGAGGGCCGCCCCGAGCACCTCGTCCTCGGACTACTGGCCGAACCGGAGGGCCTCGCCGCCAAGGCGCTCGTCGCACAGGGCGTCACCCTCGACGCCGTCCGCCAGGCCGCGACCGAGGCGCTCCCGCCGGCCGCCGACGAGGTCCCCGAGCTCATCCCCTACGGCTCCGACGCCAAGAAGGTCCTGGAACTCACCTTCCGCGAGGCCCTCCGGCTGGGCCACAACTACATCGGCACCGAACACATCCTGCTGGCCCTGCTGGAGTTCGAACACGGCACGGGGGTCCTGTCCGGCCTCGGCATCGGGAAAGGGCCGGTCGAGGCCGCCGTCGCCAAGGAGCTGGAGGGGTACCTGAGGCTGCCGGGCGAGCAGGGCTGA
- a CDS encoding LysE family translocator, which translates to MVDMSFYAAFLVAAFALCVTPGPDMMFIVAVGGRGGPAAGVMAALGVASAMFVHTVAAALGLSALFQALPTLYHVLRWAGAAYLLYLAVKAFRDRSVPGEDGAPSGPGMRRAFWQGAVTNLLNPKVILFNVAFLPQFVAPEMGHIWAQFLVLGLTITVMGVVVDGLTGLLSGKLSALLRRSRRVARGLNIFSGSVFTGLAVRLVVSSPK; encoded by the coding sequence ATGGTGGACATGTCTTTCTACGCGGCCTTTCTCGTCGCCGCCTTCGCGCTCTGTGTCACTCCCGGTCCCGACATGATGTTCATCGTGGCGGTGGGCGGCCGGGGCGGTCCCGCCGCGGGGGTGATGGCGGCGCTCGGGGTGGCCTCGGCGATGTTCGTGCACACGGTCGCGGCGGCGCTCGGTCTTTCGGCACTGTTCCAGGCCCTGCCGACGCTGTACCACGTGCTGCGCTGGGCGGGCGCGGCCTATCTGCTGTACCTCGCGGTGAAGGCGTTCCGGGACCGTTCGGTGCCGGGTGAGGACGGGGCTCCGAGCGGTCCCGGGATGCGGCGGGCCTTCTGGCAGGGGGCCGTCACCAATCTGCTCAACCCCAAGGTGATCCTGTTCAACGTGGCGTTCCTGCCCCAGTTCGTGGCGCCGGAGATGGGCCACATTTGGGCTCAGTTCCTGGTGCTCGGGCTCACGATCACCGTGATGGGCGTCGTGGTGGACGGCCTGACCGGGCTGCTCTCCGGGAAGCTCTCGGCGCTGCTGCGGCGCAGTCGGCGGGTGGCGCGCGGGCTCAACATCTTCAGCGGGTCGGTGTTCACGGGGCTGGCGGTGCGGCTGGTGGTGTCCTCGCCGAAGTAG